GCTATCATGGTTGAAGCAGTCACAAACTCTCGAAAAGGATGCTACACCTCAATGGAGCAGCTTAGTCTTCTGTTAAGAAAATTGAAGGATGTGGCTGTGATGCTCTTTTAATGTAATCTCACTTTTGGATCAATCTAAGTTTATTTTCAAGCAAGGGAGATAAGGCTTAACACACGGGCAAAGCTTAAGTCTAGTGCCTCCAATGCAATGAATCCGTCAAGATCATGACATGTGGTCAAAATTAGACATGTGTCACCATCTTGTCATTTGTTTGGTTGGCTAGCTAAACATGGGTTAGTTCATAGATCTTTGGGCTTCGACTACCAAGGAATAGAGACTTTACAAATAAAGCCAGAGGATTGGCATTCCATTGCTGTCACTTTATATGCGTATGGTTACAATTATTTACATTCCCAATGTGCCTATGAAATAGCACCGGGGCAAAGTGTATCATCTTAGATAGGTCCACTACATTGGAACACTGAACCCCAACCAAATCCCCTAATATACAAGGGAAGACTTTCTATATGACTTCAAGAGCATGGCAGTACTTGCAGTTGAAAAATAGTTACTCCACATAAAAAATCTTACTCTGCTAGCTAGTTTTGAAAATTCAAGGTTTTAAACCCTAAAGTCACTCCCggttgtcaatatataaatattttattctttgcTGTATCTATTTTATGAGCAAAATCGGAAAGTAATAGTTATCCTAAATCCCAAGTATCATGCAAATTTAGATATAATTTCAACATTCTGCAGAAGTTTGAATACCAATAGAATCACACCAGTGATCACCTCTGTGCCTGCACAGGCATATTTGGCCAATACTTCTCATATCATTATTCATTCATTTCCTGATGTATAAAATTTACCAAGTATGATTTTATTCAAAACTCCACTGTTATTCATACCAGGAGTTGATATATTCTGGCACAATTTTCATAAATATCATACAACCAAATGGACTTTCATTTTATACAGCAGATCTGAAGTTTATATTATACAAAATACTTCAGTTACATTCTTCTTAAATTATCTAACCTTGCCTGTAACTCGCTATCTATTCCAGTGTCATCAGTACTAGCTGTTTCCACTTGTGGAACCTTAGTCTTGGTTGGCGGTGCAGCAACAGCAGATGATGGTGCATTAACAAGCTGTGCATCAAATTAAGACAGGTTAAGACATTGTAATTATGatccaatagtttgatttttaCACACAAGGATAACAGCCTTGTTTGCAAAGTCAATCACGTGGACAAAGAAGGGGAAAACTGATAGAATTACCTCTTGATTAACATCAATCCCAATCTCATCGAGAACTTGACTGACTAGTTCTTCtgtttcttcctcttcctcatccCCTTCCAAAGCATCATCAATAGCATCTCCCATCACTTCTGTTGTTAATTCCATTCTCTCATTCTGCCTCTCAAATTCTTGCATAATTTTCTGCAATGATGGTAAGTTCATCTGTCTATTCATCTGGCCCATTGCCTTTGTCACACCTTTCATTGCCTCCCCCATCGCTTGTGTTGATTTCAATGTCTAGAAGTAAATCCAAAGTTTAGAATTACAATGGGATAAACACAACATTCTGTCAACTCATGAGAGCAAACAAGACCCAAACCATCAGGCTCAAAGTAAGACTGAGATAAACATTACTATAGATATAGATATTTTAATATGATACATCCCTAGCAAGAAAATGTCCATTTCATAGCCAACCAGCATTTTTCTTatatgttcttttttctttttttgataggcaaGTATAACTTAAACACCCATACAGGACAAAtatcacttcttcttcttctttttttaattatttttaaataaggtAGTTAGCTGTCCTCACTAGTGGTAACCAGAAAACCTCAAATAGTTATATAGCATAAGGCTAATAGTTCCCCCCTATAGAAAGTCAAAAAACACAATTATCTTCTGCTACCATGCTtacaaaagaataagaaaacaaCAGGCTCTCAGATATAGTAGACAAAGAAGTAAAGACAAATAGAGGAAATACATGCCATCAATATGAAACAATACAAGCATATCACAGAAAGCATAAAATGAAATACCTGAATTCTGAGGGATACACCCTGTAGTTGCGATTTAAGCTTATAGAATTTTTCAATCTGATGCCGCGTTCTAACAAGATCTTTTGCCATCACCTTCACAGCTCCCTGGAATAAAATTACATCAAATTAAGGATAATTTTAGTGAGGTGGCCTCCAAACCTGTTTTATCGGCctccattgaaaaaaaaaaaaggtaaaccGTGTTCAATATTGGCCATAAATTAGGCAATTCTGGGACAGACAGATTTGAGACCAAAAATTGTTCTCAATATTTCACAAAtggaaaaacaataataaattggACCCACTTCTTTCACAGAGTTTgataaaattaaaggataacACCCACAAATACATTAAGGAAAGCAAGTGGAAGATGAAAGTGGCAGTGAACTAGAAACATGAGATCCAATGAGTCCTAACACAAATGGCACTTCCTCCCCCAATAAGAACAGAGTGAAAGGTGAGGTTATGGGTTCAAAACCCAATAGGTGCATATGAAACTTACCaatccagagagagagagagagagatcatgtTTTAGAAGAAGATATGAACTTCTGCATTTGCTTGAAAGATCCAAATACTCTTAAAGCTAGAAATTCATCTCCTTTTTGGTATTGAATTAAGTAGGAATTGATGACAAATCAGACAACGCAGCTCATTTGTTATGTCAAACAGACATCGCATTACTTCTGGGTTTTAGGACACTGATATGTCAATAAAAGACTCTTTTATCTTATGACCagaggggggtgggggggagggAGCATCCTACAATACACACTTATAAAGAGATTATGAAAATTCATGTGACATACTGTTCACCTAGAGAAGCAACATATGTCATATTCATTtgttgttcctttttttttttttaccctcttTCTTGAGTtaagaattaagaaaaaaaactttatggATATCTAAGACACTATAACAGCACCAGCAGGCTTGAACATTCACCTCAACCAAAGGTGGAGCAATTAAACCTCAATATGACATCCATTCCACCATGAAAGCAAACTCAGAAATAACAGAAAATAAGGTaacaaaagatttaaaaaatccTAACAAGCATAGACTTGTCAAGCCAATGTATATAAGATATTAACTCCGTAAAATGGAATTCTTGCACTGAGATTGCCTATGTCACAGTTAAGCAGTATTTGGATTCCTCATCTGCTTCACAGACCAATATGGTAAAAAAGGAGTAGCTCAATCAGTACGTATATGGAGATAAATAAAACTAGCAATGCTACTCCGATGAAACAAGGAATACACACAAGTACTAGGAAACTAAGACATACCATCTGCCCTTGCTTGGCACTTTTCTTTATCTCCATAATAAGTTTCTTCTCCTGTGCTTGTAGACCTTGTCTCTCCCGTTCAATTTCTCTAATAGATTTGTCCAGCATCCTCTTATTCTCCCGCAGAAGTTCtgatgacaaaaaaatttgaaaccaaGCATACTTGAGTCTACAAATGATATATCAGTTAAAACTAAAGCTAATCATAACTACAAACACAATGCACTGCTCCCAATAATACCTAGGCACATAAACAATAACCCAAAATGAAGCCATAGACTACACAACACAATTTATGTGAGCGTGTACATGGATAGGACGCTTGCAATTCACAAAATTCTGGAATCCGTTATCTAGAATAAGACTCATATGCAACAAGATTGTTATTACTTTGCGAATCATGCTTGCTATTAATAGATTGTGACGTGTAGCAGTGAAGCAATCTTCAATATAATCATCAAATAAATTACCTATGAGTTTGCTTAATCTTAATACACAACTTAATACTTCAAAAATGGATAATCACaatcaaataaattatattttcctttttccaaTCAAATTAAACATGCCCAAATTAAAGACAAatcacaataatatatatatatacacacacacacacttcaaTTACCTTTAACTCTGTTTAATCTTCTCTTCAATCcaatcaaattaaataaaaaggcTCCAATTAATGATAATCACAATCAAACAAATTATACTTTCAATTAACTATAATTTTccacaatcttttttttttttttctcaatgaaTTAAATCCAGCTTGAACAATAGATTAATTTCACAATCCACCAATTCACCCGTTAAAAAAGCAGTCAAGCTTTTCAAAAACCTAACAACGATCGCAAAGTTGACTCCGAATCTAAATCAAAACATGTATCTAATTGCAAACTATCACAGACACGCAATTCTATAAGATAACAATGAATTTGTACAATTTATCAAACTTATATTGTTTCTATAAATCATTTCATTAACAAACTAaacaataaaccaaaaaagaacaaGGTCCGAGGAAGAAACCTGCGGGAGTTTTTCGCTTTCCGAAAAGAAAACTCATGACGATGATCGAAAAACTAAACTGTGAATTTGATGATtttggtgtttgtgttttgttgaaTACAATGTCTTTGAAGAAGCAAATTCGATCTGATCTGATCTGATCCAATGCTTATAGAGGAAGAGAGGCCTTTTGATCGTCCAACGCTTTTACGCGGTTTACAGTCGTTAAGGTCGTTCACACGTGGTGAGCAAGTGGTAGGGCCCAATTTCTTTGTTTGCTTAATACAATAGGCTGTGCTAATGCTATTCGTTTGTTCACACGTACAGCTGTGAACAACATGGTGGTGAATACAGTTttggaaaacaaaacaacaaaataaaataaaacactttataatagggttatttattttaatggatTTGTCACAATTTGCATACAATAATACAAATTTGAGTATACAAATTTAagtagtgtaattttttttttcaattataacaaataatattataccaGGTGTGACTTAAAATTAACTCAATAAACACGAGTGTGTACCTGTATTTTTTAAGGCTAATGCTAgaaatttaatgaaatatatttgGTCCCATTTTGAATAATGTTTTTCTAacagaaagtttttttttaaatcaattaaaattgattGCATTGCTCTTAACTAACATAGTTCTATGATATGCATGTGAAACACCTCCTATAGAGTTAATCACTTGATGTGCTTATAGTTTTTGccacaaaccaaaatttttgaaatgtcATTATTAGAGTATTCACAAAAAGTTCAATGCCCTTTCAACCAAATTTGGTTTGAAAATCTCATCAACCTCAATACTTTATTTCTATTATATGGGAAAAATGCCCATACACCCCCTAAACTTTCAACTACCGGCCAAAAGATCCCCTCAACTTTTTTATTGGCCAATTTACTCCTTAAACTATTCAAAATTGTCAAATCAATGCTTCAGTTAGTCTCGCGTTAAAACACTAACGAAATAATCACGTGAGACTCACGTTACTTTTAAAAACAATCTTCAATCACCCAGAAGTCCAAAACTCAACCACCACCGAGTTGTAAAGACTCACCGGCAACATCGTGAATGTTGTCCCTGAGTCCACCACCGTCCTGCCGTTTTCACAATCTCCGGTGCCGCAATATTCTTCTGcaacattctctctctcatctctttgctctctttctctctctctccgatGGTAGAGTTAAGGAGGACATCAGCCACCACAGCGAAAGGTTAGATCAACCACAAAAGAGAATATTAATTCCTTGCCCAGATCGACACCATTGTTTTTGCGAGGAATCCATCTTGATGGTCTAGATTGGACTGTGATGCCTTCGTTCTTGCTTTGTGCGTTtcatttttttgtggttttggttgtgggttcatctgatttttctttgttctttcatCCCGACGATCTAGATTGGACTGTGATGCCTTCGTTCTTGCTTCGtgggtttcatttttttgtggttttgctTGTGGGTTCATCtgattttgctttgttttttcatCTCGACGGTCTAGATCGAACTGTGATGCCTTCGTTGCTTCGTGGGTTTCATTTGTTTGTGGTTTTGGTAGTGGGTTCATCTGATTTTGCTTTGTTCTTTCATCCCGACGGTCTAGATCGAACTATGATGCCTTCGTTCTTGCTTCgtgggtttcattttttttttttgtggttttggttGTGGGTTCATCTGATTTTGctttgttctttctcttttttttttgggtaagaaatATAAGGAAATTTGGAGAACCCAGattgaaattaaagattttttatagagaaaaatCCATAACCTAGGCAGaaggaataatttttttaagattgaaTCACCAGAGATTGTGAAACGGCTTGACTAGAGTGGGAACGGCGGGACGGTGGTGGACTTGGGGACAACTTCACGATGTTGCTGGCGAGTCTTTACAACTCGGTGGTGGCTGAGTTTTGGACTTTTGGGtgattgaaaattgtttttaaaagtcACGTGATTATTCCATTAGTGTTTTAACTTGAGACTAACTAAATAGTTTAAGGAGTAAATTGGCCAATAAAAAAGTTGAGGGAGTCTTTTGGCCAGTAGTTGAAAGTTTAGGGGGTGTATGAGCATTTTtcccttattatatttaaattttttttaatccaaatttcaTTTGTTGTCTTCCCCGTCTCAATGTTCCCCATATTAACCTAAAGACTCGCTATCAACCTAAAACTCTGTCATTGATGCTCTGCTTCTACCATAGTTGACCCAGATCAACCCAAGCAGAGATTCTAGCCTTTTGCCCTTATTAGGCAAAATATTTGGCATTATGCCCCTGTTTCGATACTCGATCTATGAGTAATCGAGTTACTTAAGTAACTCAACTATTATGAAGCCGAGTTCTAGGCAACTGCCTGCCACGGTGGCGATCTAGCGTGCCTTTTGGGGAATAAAATATTCTTGCGTTACTGTTTATAACTCGGCAATGGGAAAACCGAGTTACTAACGGGATAAAGAGGTAATTTGAATGTAACGTCTCTGAAACTGTTTGTCTCCCTTCCTCAGTCCGTTCAGTACCCACCCTCAGTCTATTCAGTAGGCCCTTCCCAAGTCCAATCTACCCTTAAAAGTTCTCTTATATCTAAGTACCCAAACCAAACCATTCAGTAGACCCTTTCCGAAGCTCAATCCTaacccacacccaaacccaCACCTTTTCACTCTCACCATAGCCGAAGCTCAACCCAATCCATCTTCAGAGTTAAAGGATTAGAAACTTATTAAGGTACTTACTAAATGCTGAgttcaaaatgttttttttttcctttgcatgTAATCTGAGTTAAGTGTTGCTTGTGCATGTATTCCGATTTGAGTGTGGCTTcttaagtttttctttgttagatttttctctatctctattcattattattgttgCTGTTTTAGCTTTGTTGGGTTTCGTTTTGAACTGGGTTTTGATGCACCGCTGGGGCACAAATTCATGTAAAATACAATTGGCATGACAACGGTGCTGATTGTTAgggaaaatttctttttaattcatATAGTTTGAAAGTGTATCAAATCAAACTCTataatttcaacaaattatGTCATAAGTTATGTCATGATTTTGAATTAGGGAAAATTCCTTTTTAATTCAATGCTGAATGATCTTGAATTGAGAAGCTATTGGTTTATTTCAATATAGCCAAttaatacttttatatatttatgtactCTTATTTTCATAAATAGAATACATAAAGCCCCACACTTGCATAGTTCGAAATTATAGGTTTTAGAGGGAGATTAATGCACATCATGCCAACTGACAACTATCACTGAACTAAATTGAACTCATAAATGCCATGTATATCTactgttttgggttttgggtttttggttctTTTCTCTCTGTGTCTTTCACTCTGTTTCTTgatcttttctctattttttctatttaattaatCTTATTAGAGCCGATAAACTAATTTGATTCCTTTAgagtttcttattttctaataGAAATTTTGGTCTCATCTCTATTGCACACCAACTCTTCGATAGAGAAGACATGGGTATGTTTAAGAACTGATATGGaaggcttttttatttatttatttatttataaaacaataattttttttttcctgatgtGCTTAATAAGTGGAGCACAGGCAACAAAGTATTTTTCTAATGCTTTGTTTTTATCAGTATGCGCACACTCACATGCACAGCCTTGCAGCAATACACGCACAGCTCATCATCAGTACACGCACACCCTTACATCAGTACATGCACACCCTTGcactaacacacacacatatttggACCCAAATACATTTACACAATAGAGATATTTGTTGATGGTTTTAATTCAAAGTGGTTGTAGCTTTGAATTCCGGTTTCTTGAGATATTTGCTTACATGTGGGGTATGCTTCTTAGAGTGATTTGCTCTATTTAATCTTTCCATATTTGTGTTTgttctataatttattgttcatGCTTTATAAGTCTAGAgtcctataatttattgttcatGCTGTTTGCCTACTTCGTATTGGAAACCAAGTTACTCATGTGTTGACATAATGCAAAGCAAGGACTTTCAAATATAAGTCCTAGTTGGTTTAGGAATCCTGTATATCTACTGTTTTGGGTTCCTAAAATCTTTGCTGCCATTTACTCTGCTTAGGGCTCTAACTGTGCCATATTGTTTTTATTCaacatctttgtttttttgtttttttgtttttgttttgttttgttggtttCATGTCATTATCCTTGTAATATCATATGGGAACATATAAACTTACCACATCAGTTGAAAGTTTGTTACATTTTGTATACATATGCATAATTGATTGTCTTACGAGACTAGAATTGGTAATTATCTCAGGAAAGAACTTCtgacaagttgttattttaAAGTAGGATTTCTGTTAAGTAATAGTTTAGGTGAGGCATTGGTGAGGCACTGTAAATGTTAGCATTGAGCTATACTTTGGATAATGTGATTAATATTTCCCTCAAATATTAATATTGAACTATAGTTTGCATAATgtttaatattaatattgaaCTGTGCTTGATTAATGTTGTTCAGGCTTCCCACTGATGAGTAGCCTGCTTTATACAAATTTAGGAGTATCTCATTTCAACCTTTTGGTATTATTTTAGTTCTATTAACTTATgtcatgattttttgttttctaactATTCTGGAGAATAAGAGAAATAGAACTCATGACACATTATCCATAATCTCAAAATTGTTAACTCTTGGACTGTattcataaaaacaaattttttttttttttaaaaaaaaaaaacccaaaagacTTATAAGGTCTGTGGGACTTGACGAGACGTAATTGGCAGCCCCCTTTAAAGACTTATAAATTGTGACATAAAGGTGGTTGTAATGCTGAAGCATTAATTTGGGATGTTTTGGATGATGGAGAGCTCTCTTGGGGGACCTTGCTTAGTCAGTCTAAAGTTGAATTGAGTCTTatgttattgtttgtttttgtttatttgctgCTGGATCAGTTTGAATTAAGTTTTACTAGAATgagggcaatttggtaattttcaaaTTCCTCGAATGGTCTGTCCTTGGTTGTACCGAAGCCCATCAatcttattttgtgttttgaatcCTTTTTCTATTTGGTTTAGAAGTtctgaaaatactttttttctttgttattagaATTCGTAGTCTTTCTAAGAAATAGCCTATATAATAGCTGTATTGTAGTCGATAATATTGATAGATTTTAATAACATTCCAACTTTTTTCAAGCGCGATTGCTATCTCCTACCTAAGTGTGACTGCTTAGGAAAGCCTAGGTGTGATTGTCCAGtgttttatctttctttattcaatgttcttttcattgttttaatACCAAACAGCCATCAACACATTCAATATCCTATCAATATCGTAACAATGTCCTCAACTACAAGGATTACCTGTCTGAGTGAACGCCTatgtggtgtgtgtgtgtgtgtgtgtgtgtgtgtgttatgcATATGCTATGTTAGTAGCGTTAGTGTTCAATATGCAATGCATGCATATTGGCACCTTCGTGTAAGTTATTTTAAGTATTCTGTGCTATGTTGTAGGTGCTTATTGAAAAACATCATGTGTagaaatatttaacttttatgcgttatttgaGAATAATCTAGATTACAAATAACGTGCATGCTCCTCACAATCAACAATAAGGTTTACATAGTACAAATGCAACAACAGTGACACACATACAACATGGTTAAGCAAAATAGTTCTCCAACAAAGTCTAATTACACCATGACACGATTACTCTTCATCTGACATCTCCACATCTGATTGATAAATGGGATCAACAAGAAGTGATTGCATGAATTGTGCATGCTCGTACCACCCTCCCTCCACCGACTCTCGAATCTCGACTTGGGTCTGATATCGATTAAGACGTATCTTCATTcgattattttcttctcttatgcGGTTCAATACTTTACGAAGTTCGTCGATCGTGTCTCTGGGCATTTGCGATGCGAGTCGCCGAGGCACTGGCAACTTATAACCAACCAGCTCATCATAAAACATTTGTTGTTCACAAAATAACCAATCCTACTCCTGTCTCATAGTATTGTGAACGTAAGCACTATTTCACAAATTCAGATTGATTGGATAGCTGAACTCATCTTCCAATACCCAGCAACGACCCATAGCAGTGAACACATCATGAGGCCTATAGAGTTGTGGGTTGCCAGAACCAGACATTGACGCTGAATACAATAACATCATATGATCAAGTTAACAGTGTGCAGCAACTGTTGGTAAATAATGTAATGCTGCATAAGATGGTACACGACAAAGACATTCAAAAATTTGTGTACTATTACCTGCTAAAAATGAAATACTAACACTCACATTTGACCATAAACATTAgacgttgttgttaatgtctacaCCTTgtgtgcaatacaaaatgttgttgttaatgtctgaccaatgatgattatgtacattcaactttttttgcaaatctaaagattaACTGTTCATTAGTTTTAGCAAAtctaaagatttttattttttgtcaatgaAATTTACACTAGCAATGACCCAATGTACACACATAACACTCATCATCGTTTCTATAGATTACTGTACATTTCTTATAGCACCAAACAACTAATATAACTCTAATCTACTCACATAATACTCATTCAAGAGAATACCAAAGCACAAGTAGTAATACAACCTATTAAATGAAAATTCTTCTctaacaaaaacagaaattatggttgataaacttttataataCCTACAACTACTTTTACCTACACAATAAAATTATCTATGtatttcaaagaagaaaatgagtttCTCACCTAAGGTGATAGAGAGATAACACCAACTTCCGACAAAAAATTCTGACCTCTGTTGAGAAGCTGATCTCAAAATGATGAGGAGAATGTAATGTAATATTGCATAAGAAGCTGATTTGTGAGGGGGTGTAGTAAATAGCAGAACAACTCGATTATACCAAAGCTGAGTATAATTAATAACTCGATTTTCCCTCCATCGAGTTAACATTCACGTGCAAACAGGTGATTTGAAATCCCGTCAGTAACTCGATTTCCACATTGCCGAGTTATAAACAGTAACGCGGGAATATTTTATTCCCCAAAAGCCACGCTAGATCGCCACCGTGGCAAGCAGTTGCCTAGAACTCGGCTTCGCAATAGTCGAGTTACTTAAGTAACTCAATTACTCAGAGATCGAGTATCGAAACAGGGACACGCCCCTATATAGTTTCGAAACAGGGGCATAATGCCAAATATTTTGCCCAATAAGGGCAAAAGGCTAGAATCTCCCAACCCAAGCTCCATTGGTAGCTCCATCAGCGTTGACACTCGGCTCCAATCTCAAGTCAACCCAAATCAAACATCTAAGGTGGGATTTTTCATGTTGATTTGCGTGCCACAAGAGAGAgagccagagagagagagagccagagagagagagagagtccgaagattaaggaaataaaaaaaattatttttatttgatgtgtCTGAGTAAGTGTATTGAGATTGCTTGATAGTTGATAGTCATAAATAATAATGGTCAAACTGATAATGGACGAagcaacaaataattaaaaactcccAATAAATTATGCGTAACAGGCACTCATCAACGAATTAATAGCCATTGGCACCCATAAATGCCATTATAAAGATAACAGACATTCActctataaaaacaaaattcaatgcTCTAACAGGAGAAAATAGAAGACAATATAGAGCCATATCTTCACCTGAAGAGAAAGGTATGCGACTCAAGTAGAATAACTATTTTATTGCTTTCTTAATTCTTAGTACAATCTAGTATTTGAACCACCAATTTCTAACTTTGTCATCTAAGGTCCCTCGGCTAGCACCACACCGACGTCTAGGTTCCACATTTCtttctaatttgaatctacaaGTTATTTGAGAGACACTATGATCATCTGTTTATCTAGACAAACAACTAACTAACAATATTTCACATCATCACTTCTCATTTGTACAAATTTTGGACAAATTGTAGATCCGATGCATGAGGATTGAGGATGCAAGAAGGTTTTAGGTGAGTTTAGTTATACTTT
This genomic stretch from Castanea sativa cultivar Marrone di Chiusa Pesio chromosome 1, ASM4071231v1 harbors:
- the LOC142617335 gene encoding vacuolar protein sorting-associated protein 2 homolog 1, with the protein product MSFLFGKRKTPAELLRENKRMLDKSIREIERERQGLQAQEKKLIMEIKKSAKQGQMGAVKVMAKDLVRTRHQIEKFYKLKSQLQGVSLRIQTLKSTQAMGEAMKGVTKAMGQMNRQMNLPSLQKIMQEFERQNERMELTTEVMGDAIDDALEGDEEEEETEELVSQVLDEIGIDVNQELVNAPSSAVAAPPTKTKVPQVETASTDDTGIDSELQARLDNLRRM